The sequence ATTTCAGTTGATATCGCAGGTTTAGCTGCCGGTATGTATACTGTTACCCTGACCTCTGCAAATGCAGTGCAGGCAATTAAAATGATTAAAGAATAAATGATTGGTTATTTTTTGTGAGACCGGCAATTGCCGGTCTTTTTTTTTGTACGTAATCAGTGTTTTAAAATTCAGCCTTATGCTTGAACTGATGTCACAAAATCAGGCAAAATGTTAGGAAATATGTATGATTATAGCTTACTTTAGTTCGATAAACAACCATACAAGATGAAAAACCACATAACCATTATTCCGGTTATACTACCTGCCCTAATGCTGTTAAGCGCCTGTGATAAAGGTTCAGACAACAAAGGCACGCCTGATGTAACCGGACCGGAAATCGCTTACTACGAGCCTGATCCGAACGATGTATTTAATTTAAACGACACCATTTTTCTGCTCGCGGATGTCACGGATGACTCCGAATTGCAGGACTTTTGGGTGAAACTGGTTAAGGGCCCTGATACCGTTTTAATATGGCCTTCTGAAGTAGTTATTTTCGGAAATATTAAAAGTTATCATTTAGATGATTATGTAATTGACACCTATAATATCACCTCGCCGGCTACAATTTTATATTATGCAATCGATAAAAAAGACAATAGCACTTTAATTGAAGTGCCAATCGAATTACAAAATTAATTTAGGAAATTAATCAAATAAAAAAGCTGCGCAGTTAAAGTACAATGCGCAGCTTTTTCATTTATATAGGTTATCAATAAAATTCTATACTAACATAAGAATCACCCAATACATCTAATTCAAGTAATATCGCAAACGATTGCATAAATGTTTCACGTCCGGTACCGCCTTTCACATTAAAGTAAGTGGTAATATATTCAACACCGTCGTAATCGGAAATAAAATAATCATCCTCTGTTTCCCAATAGGTCATATCCAGACATTTTTTTATTTCTTCAATTTTAGTTAAATAATATGTTTCAGCTTCTGTGCTAACTTCCGACCAAAATAAATCCTCTGAAGCTACAAAATAGGCATCCAGCCATGCATCACCACCCAAGGAGATCGAATTATCAAACGATTTACCGCCAAAACTTTCTGTGCCCGGCATTAAATACCACATACATTGCCAATTGTTAATGGTATAAATTAATCGCCCACAAAAATCTTCAGGATCAGGAACAACCATCTGTTGTTCCGATAATTTGCGCATGCCATACACAAAGTCTCCCGTTGCACCGGATACGGTTGACGAATAAATAACATTGAAAGTAGTATCCTTATCTGCAATAATCGTTAACACACTGGTATAGGCACTGTCTTCACCCAAAATGTTTGTGCCGTTTGCCCAGTTAACCTGACTGTTATCCAAAGTATAAATCATTGGTTCAAAGGCGATGGCACGCATGTAAAACATTGCACCTTCACCTTTGGCCATCGATATTGAAAGATTTTTATAATACCTGCCATCTGTAAATGTATTGTCGGTGCTTTCCAGTATTGACTGCTGCTCTGCCGTATAAGCGCCAACGGTTGCCTGAGCGAAAACAGAACCAACCGATGTAAGTGTAACGACAAAAATTAAAGTGAATAATTGTGTTGCTCTCATTGTTGAATGTATAATTTTAAAGCAAATATAATAATATGACAAAGTTTCCCTATTGATTATTGTAATTTTGAAGGGTAAAACATATGTCACCGTTACCAAATTCCATACCAGCAACTCCAGAATCCGAACATGCCATTTCGGCACCTGAAGCCGATTATCTGTTTATACAGCCTTCACGGATACCCATGGCGGGCAGTGGGTTATTTACCGCGATAACTATTTATAAAGAGGAGATTATTGCAAAATTTGTTGGTGAAGTTATCGATTTAAAAGAGGCTCAAAAACGAAAAGCTGAGGGAAAAGATGATTATTTTATGAACCTGCACGATGGCAACACATTGGATTGTATGCATACCGATTGTTTTGCCAAATACGCAAATGACGTTGCCGGCACCCGATTAAAAATAAATGCTTTTATTGGAATGGATGAACATAATCAAGTATGTTTAATTGCAAATAAAACAATTATAGCAGGTTCAGAAATATATTGCAGTTATGGAAAAAAATACTGGAAGCAGCGGAAACATTATCTTGATGTACATAAATAAGCTAGGTTTAGAAATGCTGAAAACACTATTCGTTATTTCATGCCTTGCTGCGCATGCATCTAACTCTTAAAATTTAAGCATTTAAAACTTTTCAATTACATTTGTGTAAGAGGTAAATTAATGTTTTTATGAAAAAATACAACCTGACTTACTTTATAATTGCGCTTTTTAGTTTGTTGCTGATTACTTCAGATAACTTAATAGCACAAGTAATTACTGAAAAACGAATTGAATTTGAAGTTACTGATGATAGTAAATATTTATATTCCAAGATATATCCATTTGGTGCAGCTGGACTTATTATTTATAAAAAGGAAAATAAAAACAATATTTACAAATTAGAACATTATAACACGGATTTCAATCCTTCATTCCAAAAAGAATTTGAGCTACCAAAGGGTTTTGCTTTAACAAAAATCTTCACAAATACAGAATATTTATATCAGCTATATGAAGATTTAAATGAAAATTTCGTGCTATATCGATTTAATGCAAGCGATTTATCCTTCAATAAAGCAATCGGTAGTTTACCTCAAAAGAGCACATTGGTTGCGATGGCTGCATCAGGTGATTTTGCCTATATTACACTAAATAGTAAAGAGGGACCACTTATTTTAAAAGTAAATAACGAAAGTGGCAATTCAGAAATTATACCCATTTCAGCACCTGCCTTTACAACTGAAGATCTGAGTGTTAGTTCAATAGAAGTTATAGAGTCAACCGGGGATCTTTTAATTTATTACACTGCAATAAATAAAAATGAAAATAATTTTTATGTGATGCATGTTGGTTTGAATGGAAAAATAAATTCCACGATTAATTTAACAGCCATTGTAGGTTTCAGAATAACTGGTATTTCTGCGAATCAGCTTAGTGAAGATAAATTTATTTTTACAGGAACTTATATGACTAACGTTGCAACATCAGATGGAATTTATATTTGCAAAACAAATGGTTATGATATTGACTTTATTGAACGATACAAACTCTCAGAACTAGAAAATTTCTTTTCCTATCTGCCAACTCCGGAAGAACAAAAAGTAGCTAAAAAAAATGGGGTTTCAGGTGTTAATAACGCAGCTGACTGGTATTTTATGGCTGACCATAGTATTATAAAAGTTGGCGACAATTATTTAAAGATTGCAGAAGCCTATTATCCAACTTATTCTGTTGACCCCACCTTATCTTTTAGTGGTTTCAAATATACCCATGTGCTACTTTCTATGTTCGATAATTTGGGTAAAAAATTATGGGACCGTACATTTAAAATGGAAACCAGCTATAATCCATTAGAGGTTATAAAATTTATTTCTGTAAAAATAGTCAACGATGAAATTAACTTATTATTCAGCGGAAAAGATGATATTTTTTCAATAGCATACAATCTTGAAGGCGATCAATTAAGAACCGATAAAGCTCCACTAAAGGTGGATAAAGAAAACTCCTATATTGAAGACCCTTTTAACAAAATAACATTTTGGTATGATTTTAACTTTATTGCCTATGGCTATCAAACATTTAGAGACGACAACCAGTATCCCGGCAGTAAAAAACGCACCGTGTTTTTTATTAATAAAATTACCTACGATTGATTGATTGATTGATTAACCAATTACAAAACAGCCTTGCTCCTGGCCTGATATTAAAGAATAAACTATCTAGAAGCAGGCAAATATTATCTCTAAAGGCATAAACAACTTACCTGCGTGAATTATTTCTGCGATTATTATTCCTGTTACCACCGTGTCTAAAATTGGTATTTCCTCTGCGCACTTTTGGTTCATATGCAGGTGTAGGTCCTAAATCTTCAGGTACTGCTAATCGATTTATTTCCCCTTCAATTAACTCTTCAATACTCATCAGTTTACGCTGATCATTTAAACCAACAAATGTGATGGCTTCACCTTTTGTATCAGCACGTGCTGTGCGACCTACACGGTGTATATAATCTTCCGCATCACCGGGAACATCATAATTAATTACCATCCCGATATTATCGATATCAATACCACGCGATAAAATATCGGTTGCAACTAGAATTTGTAATTCACGATTGCTGAAACTTCTTAATACCGCCTTACGCTGTATTTGCTCTAAATCGGAATGAATGGCAGCTACGTTATATTTCAAACGTTTGAGTTCCATTTCCAATTGTTTTACTTTTTCTTTGGTAGATGAAAATATGAGTATACTTTTTATTTCGCTTCTGCCATTTAAAATTGTACGCAACAATGGCATTTTCTGATTATCGTGTAAAATATAAACACCTTGTGTAACACCCTCTGCCGGTTTTGATAAAGCAATATTAATTTGGTCAGGGTCCTTTAATATTTTTTTCGCAATAGACCGAATTTTATGTGGCATGGTTGCAGAAAATAATAGTGATTGACGCTGCTCCGGTAAATTCGAAATAATACGGGTAATATCATCACTAAAACCCATATCTAACATTCTGTCTGCCTCATCTAAAATAAGATGTTGCAACGTATCAAATTTTAAATATCCCTGTGAAATATGTGACAATAAACGTCCGGGTGTACCCACAATAATATCTACACCTTCTCTGAACGAACGTTTTTCCTGCTCGTACATCGCACCATCATTTCCACCGTAAACTGCAATTGAACTTAAATTGGTAAAATAAGTAAATGCCCTTATTGCCTCATCAATTTGAACGGCTAATTCGCGGGTAGGAACAATAATTAATGTATTTATAGACCCATGTCCGCGCAATATAATTTTATTGATAACCGGCAACAAATAGGCCGCAGTTTTACCTGTTCCTGTTTGTGCACAGGCAATGATATCTTTATTTTTTAAAATGATTGGAATGGCTTGTTCCTGAATAGGTGTAGGGGCTTTGAATCCCATCGACATCATTCCATCCATTAACTCCGGCTCAAACCCAAAAGCTGAAAACTCCATTTGTTATATACTATTATACTGTAAAAATACGTGAAATCCTTTACATTTGACCAATTGTGCCTTTTCCTGTAGCTTTGTGGAACATCTAAACAACAGCTATTAATGAAAAAACACATCCACACTTACTATGTAAGTGCTCTCTTCAGTTTGTTATTACTTACAACTGAAAACCTAAAATCCCAGGTCATTACCGAAAAACGAATCGAATTTGAACAGGGTGAAGAATATGAAAGTTATAATATGTTTCCCTTTGGTGCAGACGGTCTTTTATTGTATGCAAAAGAAGAAAAAGGTAATGTTCGTAAACTGGAACATTACAGTACCGATCTGGTTGCAGATACAAAAAAAGAATATGAAGTACCAAAAGGATTTGTGTTAACAGAAACTTATACCGATAAAGAATATTTATATCAGTTTTTTAAAGATAAAAAAGGAAATTTCCAATTTTATCGTTTTAATGCCAATGATTTAGCGTTTAAAAAAGCAATTGGCATTTTACCTAAAAAAACTTATCCTGGTGTAATGGTTGCCTCAGGCGATTTTGCTTATCTGTCAGTTCGCAGTAAAAAAGGTCCTTCCATTTTAAAAATAAATATTGAAAGCGGTAAAACAACCATTATTCCTATCGCAATTTCTCCATATGCAGCTAAATACCTGAGTATAGAAAATATTCAGATTATGGAAGCAACCGGCGAAGTGATGATTTACATTAATGCCATGAATAAAAAAGACCATAATTTATATGTCATGCATTATGGTGTTGACGGTAAAGAAAAAAATACATTTAATTTATCTTCCAAAACAGAAAAAAAATTATCCAGCGTTTCTGCTAGTCAGTTAAGTGAAGAAGAATTTGTTTTTACCGGCACCTATTCCAGTCGCTCAGCAGCCACATCAGAAGGCATGTATATGTGTAAAACCAGCGGTAAGGATATCGACTTTATGGAATTTTACAATTTCACCGATTTCGAAGATTTCTTTTCTTACCTACCTGAACGTAAACAGGAAAAAATAGAAAAGAAAAAACAACAGGCCGATAGTAAAAACAAAGAGTTAACGTACAATTATTACATGGCTGAACATCCCATCACAAAAATTGGCGACAACTATCTGATGATTGCCGAGGCCTACTACCCTACTTATCGCCAGGAAGCCCGGACAACAACGTCAAACGGAAAAACAACAACTACTTATGTTACCGTTTTTGATGGTTACCAGTATACACATGCTTCGGTAGCAATGTTCGACAATGAGGGCAAAAAAATGTGGGATCGTGCTATTAAAATGTATCCGAGTTACAAACCATTTGTGGTAAAACGATTTATTTCAGAATCAGTAGTAAATGACGAAATCAACTTATTATTCAGCAGCAGTAACAGCATTTTTTCTGTTGCCTACAATATGAAAGGTGATAAAATAAAAGATAAAAAAGCAGAATTAATTGTAGATGAAGAAAACACCAAGGTGAAACAATCTTATTCTAATATCGAATTCTGGTATGATATCAACTTTATTGCTCATGGTTATCAAACCATTAAAGACAAAGAGGAATCGTTTGGTAATAAAAAACGCAGAGTATATTTTATAAATAAAATTACTTATGAATAATTAATTTATTTTTTTTGATAAAATGCCATCCTTAATAAACCGGATGGCATTTTTTTATGGCCCAACGAATAAAATATTTCTTTTATAAGGTGTATTTTCCTGAAGTTTCCGTTTGTTCTTCTCAATTATCGTCCTTCTAATCCGGCTCAAACTTTCTTTCTCCATACCCAAATAAGACGCGATATGATACAGCGGCACCCGGTTAAATATTTCCGGGTTTTCATTAAAGAAACGGGTGTATCGCTCTTCACAACTCATAAATAAATTCGCCCCGATATGTTCGGTGGAGATTCTAACAATGTATTCGGTAATTAATTTGTTAATTCCGGACTGGATGAAACTCTGATCTTTTCCTGCAAACAATTTTGTTAGGTTTATAAATAATATCTCCGTTTTTTCAAGTGCCTCAAAATGAAAATTGTGGTTGCCGGCAGATAAAAATTGGTTGTAATCTAACAGGGCATCTCCTTCCAATAAAAAGCGAATATTCATCTCTTTTTTCCCTACAAAATAATACAACCGAAACGCGCCCGTGTGAATAATACCAAGCTGTAAGATATCCTGTTGTTGTCGGATATAACCCGAACCTGCTTCAAATTGTATGGTTGAAACACAAGCAGCAATTTCTGCATCACTTAAATTTATATCACCCCAACCCAGTCGCAACTGTGCACGCAGCGATAAACATGTTTGACCTGTCATACCGAAAAAATTAAAAATAAATGGAAAGAAAAAGTCAGCACGCAACAGTATTGTGGTGATAGAATACCTTATAGAACTGTTGTGTGCTGACTACTAAATAATGTATAAACAGAATTTACTTGATAACTGTAAATCTGCTTAATGAAACCATATTGTTTGCATCAATTGCTTTTGCAAGATAAATACCTGCAGCAAGATTTTCGATGTTAATGGTTGCAATATTTGAATTGATTAATACACGACCATTCAAATCCAAAATCTGGAATGCTGTTGCATTTGCCGCTTCAAATGTAATTACAGTTTTTGCAGGGTTTGGATAAGCAACCATGTTATTCACAGTTAAATCTTCAACACCATCCGGTTCAACAACTGTGCGTAAAACACTTACACCAACATCAGTATGCGCAATCCAGATATCACCTGTTGCAGTTACCAAAAAGTTGGATAAATAATTTGAAGGCATTAACGGATCAGCCAATGTATTTATATTAGTTTCAGAAGCATCATCTAAATCATAAATCCATAATCCACCGATGGTACCATTCATACCACAATACACTTTATTGTCATGGAAATTAATATTCACAACAAAATCATCCACTGCGCTTGCAGTAAAATCAGACCAGTCTGTTCCATCAAAACGATATAATTTGCCTGAGTTTGCGCCGAACCAAATATTGCCTGCTGCATCCTGTTTTATTTCCTGAATACTTGATCCTTCAGCAAGTGCAGGAAAATCGGTTGCATTAATTACATCTTGTGTAACAAAATCATATTTTACAATACCGTTAGTTCTACCCAGCCAAATGAGGTTACGCATATCATCATAAACAACACTAATAAACCATGAAGCTACACCACCGGTTTCAATCAAATTGGTAGTTACACCTGCTTCATATTTAAATAAACCTTCCTCGTTAATAAAATATACAATGCCATCTGCTGTTACATCATAATCAAAAACATACACTGAACTATAACCCGCAGCCATTGGAATATGTGTCCAGGTTGTACCGTCATAATATTCAAGTAAATTTCCATTATCTACTACATAAAACATATCGTTGTAATAACGTAAGTCATACATAGAATTGTAAATGGTTGGCACACTAACTTCTAAATCCCAATTATCGGTAACTGCATTAAATTGATAAATTGAAGTACCTGAAGCAATAAAAATATTATCATCAGCACCTTTTACAATACCTGATATACCATTTGAAGTAAAGTTATATTGTTGAGTTGCGTAGGTTGTTTTAGTTGCATTTAATTTAATAACAGTTGGAGGAGCCATATAATCACCGCTGTTTACATAAAACGATGTTCCATCAGTGAATTGTAATTTATCACTATAATCTAAGCCAAGGCTATTCACAAATTCCCAGGTTAAACCATTGAGTTTATAAATTTCTGTTGAGTTGATGAGCAGATATAAATTATCATCTGTGCCTCTTGTAATATTATTAATAAAGCCGAATTCCGGTAAACCTTCCATTGCAGGTGCATAGGTTCCATCTTTAAATTGGAATTCGAGACTACCACTATTATTGATTAAATAGGTATCGGCATTTACACCATAAATACGAACGGTTGCAGGCGAACAACCTAATACAACAGGCGATTCAGTATTTGGAAATGAATCAATTGCCATATTTGTGGCGGCATCAATTACCAAACAATCTTCACCTGTAAAAATTAAAACCTTATTATCTGAAGTGATATCAAAATCCCATGCGTCAAAATCCCATCCTGCACCGCCAACTGAATTAATAAATGTATAGGAATGATCGTCACTGTCAAATTTGTATAAACCTGCATCGGTTTGCAGCCATAAATCGCCAAAACCATCAAATTTCATTCGATACATTAAAAAGTAAGTCGGGTAATCGTAGGATAACCAGTTTTCACCATCCCATTCAACCACACCTGCATCGTAAGTGCCAACCCAGATTGTTCCTGAAGTAGCATCAACGGCCACCTGCTCCACCAATGAAGATGGTAAGCCGGCATCACCTTTTTTGTAATAAGTTTTTTCAAGTGTTGTGGTATTCATATCTACCACACCCCCTTTTGCGGTAATCCAAAGGTGGTCACCAACAGGTTCCACATCTGTAACAGCAGTAAAATTGCTGTAATTTACCCATTCCTGCTCCTGACCGAAGGCCTGAAAAGCAGCAGCAGAGAGGAGAACTGCTGTGAACATGCTGAATAATTTCTTCATATCGTTATAATTTTCAAGGACAAATTTCTCTCAACCAACATCAAAAAAGAAATCAAATATCGGTTATAAATTAGTTGTCTGAATGATATTTTAACATAAATTAGTTTCTGAATATATAGTTTTCATATACTTTTACATTAGAAGTCTATGAAAAACCCATCAGCGGATATTTTTCAGTTAATACAGTCGCTCACCAAAAGCGAAAAACGGTATTTCAAACTGTTTGCAACCCGACATTACGATAAAGATAACCAATATTTGAAGCTGTTTGAAGCCATTGAAGCACAATTAACATATCAGGAAAGGGATCTGGTGCCACTTTTCTCCGCAAAAAAATCACCAGCACATTTTGCAGTGCTTAAGAAACAATTGTATGAAACACTGCTGGAGGCTTTGCATCACTACGATGAATTTAATAACCCGGAACAACAATTAGCCAAGGGTGTACATTACAGCAATTTATTATTGCGGAGAGGTTTATTAGAACAGTGTAAAAAACAATTATCGAAATATAAACAACTAGCTTATAAATTGGAAAAATTTGAGTTGCTGATAGAATTAATTGAAATAGAAAAACGGCTTGCTTCCAAATTACAATATTCCGGTTTACGGGCGGATGTTATTAGTGCTATTCACGAGGAAGAAATGTTTTGCCTTGCACAGTTACATAACACCGGATTATTCTGGCTAAAAAGTGCGGCAATTTATCAATTACATTATGCTAAAAAAATAATTCCCGGCAAAGAAAATACTGTATTAAGTGAAACAGTAAATAGTAAATTATTCAGTGATGCCCATGCAGCCACAACTTTTAAATCGAAGCTGGATCAAATGCAGATTAATGCGTTAAATGCTTTCGTGAAGCGGGATGCAGCAACTGCTTTTAAATGGAACTCGGCATTTCTACAACTCATGGATGAACATAACCATCTAAAACAAATTTATGCCGACCGATATTTTTCAGCATTAAATAATTATTTGATTGACTGCCTTATTTTAAACAAACAAGAAGATTTACTCAACGGCATTTCGACAATGCGTGGCTTACCAACAATGGAGGAGTTCAAACATATTCCACACCTGGATGCAAATGTTTTCAGATTGAGTTATTTACTGGAAATGAATTATTTTATCGGTAAAAATGATTTTACAAATGCACTAACATGTGCCGTTCAAATAAAATCCGGCATAAAAAAATATGCTGAATTTATACCGAAGCCAAATATTATCACTTTAAATTATTTATGTGCTTATACGTTATTTTTTAATAAAGATTTTAACGGAAGTTTAGATGTACTGCTCGACTTATTTAATATTAAAGAAACGGAATCGGTAACAGATATTTATTGTGATGCCAAAATGATGCAATTGCTTTGTCATTTCGAATTAGGAAATCATTTATTAATCGATTCCTTAATTACAGCATTTAATCGGATCACCACTGCCAAAAAAGTAAAAACGCAAACCTACAATGTGGTGATTAAATACATTCGTCAGCAGCTTAGAAGTGCCGACAGGGTTAATTTTGAGGGCCTGCGCACCCAATTGGAAAAACTATCAGAAGCAGATACAGAGCGAAATACGTTTAACAATTTCAATTATTTCTATTGGTTGGAAAATGTGCGCAAAAAGGCTCGTATTTAAGCAATAAAAAAGCCGGCAACTGCAGTTGCCGGCTTCAAAAAAAAGGTTTATATCATCAAAGGTGATTAAATACAAGTATGGTATGGATATTATCCTGCCCAACATGATCAACTGTTAATTTGGTATCAGTTAATTCAACTATTTTCAAACGTGTTGCAGTTGACTCACTTAATACGATGGTCATCCACATGCCGTTATCGCTAACTGACCAAGTGCCTGCATAACCAACACCGTTTAATATCATATTCACATTTTTATCGGCAGTGATGGTAATTTTATCAGTAGCGTTTAAAGCCGGAGGAGCAACTTCTGCACCATCAATTACAATTGCACTAACGGTCCAGTTAAAACATAATTGTGTAGTGATATCAGCTGCACCCTGACCAAAACTTTTAGAAATTCCCAGGCTTGTGATAAATAAAACACATAAAATGTAGGAGTATCTTTTCATAAAACGTTAATTTATTTACATTAATTTTTTTACAATATGTCGCCATTACAAGCTTATAGCGTAACGGTTCAACTGCATTTATTAGGTAAAAGTAATCAAATTTCCTGAAATTAATGGCACAATGTTTGGCACTCCCGCCTTGTTAAAACCCAAAAATATGCGCCTATGCGAATAGCCCTACTCAACTTCGTATTGTTTACTTCCCTATTATCAACCCAGGCTCAAAGCCTTGTTACTGCTGAGATTTTTCATGGAAATGATGCTCAGGGAACACAATCAATAACCTCCGATGCCAATAATAATATTATATGTGCTACCGGCTTTTGGGATGATTTAGATGGCGATCCCGGTCCCGGAACTGCCAATTTAAACGCTTTTGGCTCACAAGATGTAGCAATTACAAAGCTGGATCCGTCGGGTAATTTAATCTGGACCAAACAAATAGGCGGAACAGGATTTGAAACACCTCAGGTAATTGAAGCAGATGCTTCAGGTAATATTTATGTGTTCGGCTATTTTAATGGCACTATCGATATGAATCCCGGGCCCGGAACTACAAATTTGGTTTCAGCCGGCAGCGACGATTTATATTGTGGTAAATACGATGTAAACGGGAGTTTATTATGGGCTGTAAGAACAGGTGGAAGCGGAACCGAACAGAGTTATGGTTTTGATTTAGATGCTTCAGGCGATCCTGTAATTTATGGTTATTTCCAAAATACCGTAGATTTTGATCCGGGACCGGCTACGGCTAATTTAACTGCCGGATTTGCAGGCTCCGATTTTATTTTAAAATTAAATGCAGATGGAACATATAATAATGCTCTATTAATGGCATCTGCTTATGGAAATAAAATGACGATAGATGCATCGGATAATATTTATTTAACAGGATTATTTTGGGAAACGGTAGATTTTGATCCGGGTCCTGCGGTGCATAATTTGGTTGCTTCCGGTTTTTCTGCTGATGCTTTTGTATTAAAATTAAATAGTGCTAATGTTTATCAGTGGGCGATAAAAATTTCAGGATCGTTAAGCGAACAAGGCGTTGGAATTTCCTATGATGAAAATAGTGATGCAGTTTATGTAAGTGGATTTTTTGAAGGGACAGTAGATATCAATCCCGGACCTGCTGTTCAAAATTTAGTTTCGCTGGGAGGTGTTGATGCTTATATTGCAAAATTTAATGGCAGTGATGGCGCTTTAATATGGGGTAAATTAGTTGGTGGAGTAGATTACCAGAATTTAACGAGTATTGTTGTAAGCAGCACGGGTAGTGTATGGGCGACAGGCAGTTTTGCGAACACTGTAGATTTTGATCCGGGCCCTGCAGTACATAATATTACATCAAATGGATTTCAGGATATTATTAAATTAAATTGGGATGCTGACGGTAATTATATTGATGCACAAAAAATAGGCGGAACAAATTCCGATTATGGTGCATGGATAGATATTGATGCTGAAGGTGCCATTTTAATTTCAGGCATATTTGAAGGATTAGTAGATTTTGATCCGGGTGATGTTACATTTAATTTAAATTCAGCATTCACCGGTTGGGATGGTTATGTTGCGAAATATTGTACTGTTTATACCATAAATAATTATGTAAGTATTTGTGAAGGTGATAGTTATTTTGCAGGAGGTGCAAATCAAACGGAGCCTGGTGATTATTTTGATTATTATACACCTATTGAAGGATGCGATAGTATTATAATTACGCATTTAAGTATAAATAACCCTGTTGTGAACCTGGGTGCAAATTATACGATTTGCAGTGGAACTACCACCACATTAAACGCCGGAAACCCCGGTGCCACTTACCTTTGGAACACAGGTGCAACCACACAAACAATTACAATTGGAACAGCAGGAACATACTCCGTTACCATAACTGACCCTGCAGGATGTGTTGCGTCAGATGCGATAACAATAAGTGTAAATCCTTCACCAACTGTTAATTTAGGTGCAGATATTTCTGCGTGTGCAGATGAAACTGTTGTATTAAATGCAGGAAATACGGGAGCAAATTATTTATGGAATACAGGTGCTACTACACAAACAATTAATGCCAATACAACAGGTACTTATTCAGTAACCGTTACCAA comes from Bacteroidota bacterium and encodes:
- a CDS encoding SET domain-containing protein, whose amino-acid sequence is MAGSGLFTAITIYKEEIIAKFVGEVIDLKEAQKRKAEGKDDYFMNLHDGNTLDCMHTDCFAKYANDVAGTRLKINAFIGMDEHNQVCLIANKTIIAGSEIYCSYGKKYWKQRKHYLDVHK
- a CDS encoding DEAD/DEAH box helicase encodes the protein MEFSAFGFEPELMDGMMSMGFKAPTPIQEQAIPIILKNKDIIACAQTGTGKTAAYLLPVINKIILRGHGSINTLIIVPTRELAVQIDEAIRAFTYFTNLSSIAVYGGNDGAMYEQEKRSFREGVDIIVGTPGRLLSHISQGYLKFDTLQHLILDEADRMLDMGFSDDITRIISNLPEQRQSLLFSATMPHKIRSIAKKILKDPDQINIALSKPAEGVTQGVYILHDNQKMPLLRTILNGRSEIKSILIFSSTKEKVKQLEMELKRLKYNVAAIHSDLEQIQRKAVLRSFSNRELQILVATDILSRGIDIDNIGMVINYDVPGDAEDYIHRVGRTARADTKGEAITFVGLNDQRKLMSIEELIEGEINRLAVPEDLGPTPAYEPKVRRGNTNFRHGGNRNNNRRNNSRR
- a CDS encoding Crp/Fnr family transcriptional regulator; amino-acid sequence: MTGQTCLSLRAQLRLGWGDINLSDAEIAACVSTIQFEAGSGYIRQQQDILQLGIIHTGAFRLYYFVGKKEMNIRFLLEGDALLDYNQFLSAGNHNFHFEALEKTEILFINLTKLFAGKDQSFIQSGINKLITEYIVRISTEHIGANLFMSCEERYTRFFNENPEIFNRVPLYHIASYLGMEKESLSRIRRTIIEKNKRKLQENTPYKRNILFVGP
- a CDS encoding T9SS type A sorting domain-containing protein, translating into MKKLFSMFTAVLLSAAAFQAFGQEQEWVNYSNFTAVTDVEPVGDHLWITAKGGVVDMNTTTLEKTYYKKGDAGLPSSLVEQVAVDATSGTIWVGTYDAGVVEWDGENWLSYDYPTYFLMYRMKFDGFGDLWLQTDAGLYKFDSDDHSYTFINSVGGAGWDFDAWDFDITSDNKVLIFTGEDCLVIDAATNMAIDSFPNTESPVVLGCSPATVRIYGVNADTYLINNSGSLEFQFKDGTYAPAMEGLPEFGFINNITRGTDDNLYLLINSTEIYKLNGLTWEFVNSLGLDYSDKLQFTDGTSFYVNSGDYMAPPTVIKLNATKTTYATQQYNFTSNGISGIVKGADDNIFIASGTSIYQFNAVTDNWDLEVSVPTIYNSMYDLRYYNDMFYVVDNGNLLEYYDGTTWTHIPMAAGYSSVYVFDYDVTADGIVYFINEEGLFKYEAGVTTNLIETGGVASWFISVVYDDMRNLIWLGRTNGIVKYDFVTQDVINATDFPALAEGSSIQEIKQDAAGNIWFGANSGKLYRFDGTDWSDFTASAVDDFVVNINFHDNKVYCGMNGTIGGLWIYDLDDASETNINTLADPLMPSNYLSNFLVTATGDIWIAHTDVGVSVLRTVVEPDGVEDLTVNNMVAYPNPAKTVITFEAANATAFQILDLNGRVLINSNIATINIENLAAGIYLAKAIDANNMVSLSRFTVIK
- a CDS encoding lipocalin family protein; this encodes MKRYSYILCVLFITSLGISKSFGQGAADITTQLCFNWTVSAIVIDGAEVAPPALNATDKITITADKNVNMILNGVGYAGTWSVSDNGMWMTIVLSESTATRLKIVELTDTKLTVDHVGQDNIHTILVFNHL